The Gossypium raimondii isolate GPD5lz chromosome 2, ASM2569854v1, whole genome shotgun sequence genome segment CCgcttgtattaatttttatataatttttaaaaaaatataatacatcattaatactaaaaatattaaaataaatgtttcctaacaaattgaaaatatactaaaaaaatatgtatacttaaataacattaatatagGTGTAACTTAACCAGAAATGCCtctaaaatgatattaaaattaacaataaaataagagttatataatattcaaataataacaacaaaatagtagcaacataattgTGAAATGGTAGTAAAATAGTggaaaaacaacaagaaaatataaagaaaaaaaacaagaaaacagtGAAAAAAACAACAGTTTTTTTTCATATTCTGATCGAGCAAAAAAAACCTTACTCGAGACCCGActtgttttctaaacgggccttatttttttgtcaagcccattttttgatctatatttttacccaaactttCTAACTTTTCGAGCGGGCCTTCAAGCTGGGCCAGTGACCCAACCCATGAATAGGTCTATAAATAGCTACCTACTTATTTAGCATAttcaacacttttttttttaaaaatgttatattaagtaaaaaattaatcgagtcattaaacacaatttaaaaaataaataaatgttaaaaattttcaataatttatcaaaacacCCTTAAAGCACATGACATCCGATACAAATAAAGGTAATTAATCTGTCCACTTTAACTGAAGTAAAGAGCTCTACAAGTGAATTTTTAGAATCTTAATTGATGCCATTTGTTTTaggatgtaataaaataataattaaataattaaaaagacaatGAGAAATGGTAGGGTAATAATCTGGCAATTTTTTACTCTGGATTATAATCCTAAAAGCAATTTGCAGATAACATTCTTACAGGTTTAAATCATGTTTTAGATAAAATAAGTACCAAAgtagaataataatataatttgagggataattttgtatttaagcCCTAAAAGTGAATTACATTTGCTTCGAGAAATGCACAAAAACTCACGCGGCACACTCCTTCCCCACTCTTTTTCTCCCCGATTATATTAACACACCGAAATAGAGTTTAATTCCGATTCCAAAATTgaactttctttttcaaattccaaGCTCCCAATTAGGGTTCTTCATTTCTCAAAGGTCAGTTCATTTTATTCTCTCAATCTCTTTTCATCACATTTTctgatttattatatatatttctctcTTTAGTTCTAAACATCTACTTCACCAATTTCTTTCTGATTTTTTCCTTAATTCTTTTGGAACGATTGAGGATTATCTTAAAGCAAAATAACATTTGAACTTTAATCTATAACAGATGATTTTTTCCGGTGTTAATtataaaccatttttaaaattaattagagttttacAAGGTTTGATTTCTGCTTTGCAGGTTTAACGTGGTTAATTTTTAAGATACTTTGTGGTGGACAAAAAGTTGATAGAAAGCTATGTTACTAAACCTAAGCATTATCTAATAAGAATGCCGGGCATTCCTTTAGTGGCTCGTGAAACCTCCTCGTATGTTCTCTCTGATTAAacacatttgattttttttttttttataaatgttatgcTAGTATTTATGTTTGGTATTTGAGTTTAGCCTAATTTTTAATCATGCCATGCTAAAATTTGGAGAGTACCAGTGTATGCTTGATTATTGTTGAGTTATTATAGagtttcagttttctttttccGTGTGTGTGTGTTATAATATGACTATTTGTATGAGCTCATGAGTTGGGTTCTCGATTGCTGTTATCATATTTTTCCAGTTATTCTAGAAGCACAGACCAGATGTGCCGAGAAGATTCCCGCCTGCATTTATCTGCAGAAGAGGAAATTGCTGCTGAAGAGAgtttatctatttattgcaaGCCTGTAGAACTCTATAACATTCTTCAAAGGCGTGCTGTAAGAAATGTAATACTTCTGCTTCTTGTTGCATCAgccattttatatatttaattacttttatgtATATTGGTTTTCATTTGTTCTCGGTAACATTTGGCATTGCATACAGTTAATTCTGAATCTTGCTTTGAAAccatcttcaatttcttttcgtTAGCTGAGATTTTACTTTTATCTTTAACACACATTTTGTCTTGATTTTATTCTACCTATTGTGGctatttttcaataattgttTCTAATTTTCAGCCTTTGTTTCTTCAAAGATGTTTGCGATACAAAATTCaggcaaaacacaaaatgaGGTAATATTTCAATCCGATAATTTAATGTACTATACATTCCTagattttatggttttaagtGCTTTTTGTAGCATTACCCTTTTCTTTCCCATTATAGTGAACTGATGGTAGGGCATAAAGGGAATACAGAACCTGATTAGTGCTTTTTGGTAGAAGAAGTATAGGGATTTTAGAGATGAATATTGATGGTTATTAGGGTAAGCAAATATGTAATATGTTTGCTTATGTTTGACAATATATATTATGCTTGTGGAATTAGCATTAGTTAGGGAGCAATGAAAAGTTTCTTCACaataggattttttttgggGGTATGATTGTGAATGggtttattaagtaaaaatattgatGCAGATTGTTAGGGTGGTGTGCTGTCTTATTTGCTTTCATCAAAAGTTGCTATGTAaaggtaattttgagttattaaCTGTATTCTATTTGGTTGGTACGTAGAATACAAATGTCAGTGTCCATATCAAGGATTGTGAATGAGGGTGTACTGACTCAAAGTCTTTTCCCGTTATACATCTTGTTGGCAAGAGTAGTTTCTGATGTCGCGGTTGCAGAGGTAGGTTGTCTCATGAATTTACATTTAAAGCTAAATACATTAGTCGCTATATCTTTTTTGGATATGGTTAAACTTCATGTATGATATATTTACTTTTTGAGTCCCACAATGAAGTATTCTGCAGTTTATCGTTTTCGTCGGGCATGTATCTTGACTAGCTTCACTGGCATTGAGGGCAGTGATCAAGCTCAAGCAAATTTTGTTCTCCCTGAGATTAATAAGTTAGCTATGGAAGCCAAATCTGGTTCTCTTGCAATTTTGCTTGTCAGCTTTGGTATGTATTTAATAGATCCTTTACATGTAGGTGCATTGATTAGATCCCTATAGCTTAATTTTAGTATGAATTGTTGAGAACttaaatctttcttttctttctgctgctttatttcacattcaatttgtTTTGCAGCCAATGGAGGTTGCTGCCTATGGGGTAGGATACCATTAGAATCACTATATTTGTCATGGGAAAAAGCCCCAAACTTGAGTTTAGGACAAAGAGCTGAGATGATATTTCCTGTTGACATGCATTCTTGCCTATTGAAGGTGTGGCATCAAATCCTActtcttatatatatttctaaagaaTTCTGAAGTACTGTTCTTCTAATTGCTTAGCTACTATTTCAGTCAATATCATGGCAAAAAATAGCATGTCTAACATTTGGTAAAAGGTTTTTTTGGTACTTAGTCATTAATGTACCATTTCTAGGGCAGTGCTCAACTGCTTCTGGGccaattttatatgttattctcagacaaaataatattattaaggaATGATTCTAGAATCAAGCTTGGTCTCTGTTTCTTTCCTCAGTGTTTTCATTGGGCATATGCCTGTAATATTATTCAACCCTGTCATCTACCAGTCTGTGCTTGAGAATTCATCTTAACCGTTGAAGGGATATTTTTAACTCCTCCCATGTACATCTACGATTTCTTCAAAGAAAACTTTAACTGTAGTTGAGAAGTTGGTAGAAGCAAGGAAATATTTGTTCAACAATGTCCAAGGTGTATAATGGTCAACAGAAATTGTATGCAAGTAGCATAGGGCTCTGTGTTTTAGGGATGTTGGTTGGTTGCCAAACCATTTGTGTCCAATCAGGTTTCCATGTGCTTACGTGGTTTTCTGTGTTATTAAATAAAGAACTGAACTGGCCAGGGGACTTTTGCTGCTTTTATTGTTAGTGAAATGGCTTTCTTTAGATGACTGTAACCGGTATAGTAAATTGCAATGCGTTTCATTCAGTGATgattgaaaattatataaattttcaaatatctGAATTGtgggtaattttatttttcctggTGCAGTTGACTTCTTTGAATGAGGACAAATGCATCTTAATCCAAAATTCCAGCAATTCTTTGTTAATGGTAGTTCTTGcgttttctcttttaattatttaaaataaacatttataatattCTTCTGGAAATATTTTACTTATGATATTAAGTTTGGCCATTTGCACTGCAAAAGAACGAATCACTGCAGCTGCAGGTCATCATTTCTGCTGAAGAAGTTGGGGCAAAGGAAAATTCTCCCTATAATTCATACACATGCAGTGGCgtttcttcttcatcatcactGTCTCATATTATTCGGTAATCCTTATtataacaattataataattattaaatatagttTTGCTATTCTAGTCAAACCTATTCTCTTTCTATTTCCTAACGTTTTGATGTTACCCAGTTTTTCCTGATGTCCGTGTGTAAGAAATCACCTCGTCATTCTCTAACTAGCTCATCACTTTCCCATCATTCAGCTCTCTTGAGTTTTGATTGAACTTTGAAATAATACTTGGGTTCATTTATTCTCATAAACCTTTGGTGCTCCGAGAAAAGTAATTTTACGAGAATGTGATGAAGGGTAAAACTATACAGTTTGAAACTAAGTCTATCATTGATGATTGTTTGTTTGTGATGGAATCGTGACAATTATTTTGCCAATACTGCCTTGATTTATCCTTGAGGTTTGAATAGCCATACATCATAGTAAGCTACTTTGTTTCATCACCAAGAAGTCTGTTGACAATTATTTTCATGATTCTTTTGAATactttatgtttaaattgatttaCCACCCATCTAAACATACTCGTCTTAAAATGCATTTAGACTATAATTTGTGTGTTTCAAACCAAGTGCCCCCCTCCCCCCACCCtcggaaaaaaagaaaaaagttgaaagaGAAAAGGATTGTGCATTTACATTATGTATTTTCCTTCTTGAACTGTGGTCTTTATGTCTCTTTCTATGACTTTAATTTTGTTGCTTCTGGTTCTAGGTTGAGAGCAGGAAATGTCATCTTTAACTATAGATATTACAACAATAAGTTACAGAGAACTGAAGGTATTATTTCTTAGTTGCATCTTTTTCATTGGTAATGGGAGCTTGAATCATATACATGTTATGCCTTACTTGCCTGCAAGTATTTGAAATGTGGGAGAGGATGTGACTAGGAAACCACTCTCtgaaattaaacatttttttttttttggctggTAAAGCTGTTGGCATTATTTagaattgaacttaaattttttcttgATGTTGAATCCTTTTCTTTTGCTTGCTTGTACCCCCAAGCTTAGGAGAATGTTTCTTCAACCTTTTTGGTTTTTCTCTCCTGGACCCAGTGTGGTAGACATTTTTGTTAACTAGTTAATCATCAGCAATTGGTTTTggaattttatatcatttatgCATGATACCCATCTTATTGATTTAATGTCATAAATTCCAATTATTTGCAGTAACTGAAGATTTCTCTTGTCCTTTCTGCTTGGTAAAGTGTGCAAGCTTTAAGGTTGTTCCTGttgcttctatttttccttattctgtatcattttaattcaaatgaaCATGAACCCGTATTACTTAGATATTTATGTTTGATCCTTAAATTTTCTTGTAGGGTCTGAGGCATCACTTGCCAGCATCCCATGATCTCttcaattttgagttttgggTTGGTAAAATTCAGGAATCTGCGGTAGCATTCCAATAATTGATGCTTTCATACCAAAGATTCTAATCCATTGGTACTTTGTAGGTAACTGAAGAGTATCAAGCTGTTAATGTTTCTGTCAAAACCGATAGCTGGAGATCTGAGGTAAGAGCGTTTTCTTGTCAAGGTTGCAGAACTCTATTTGTTAACTGGTTTCTGACCCCCTCCCCCTTCTCATTACTGAATTAAAATCAGCTGCTAAATAAACTGATTTGGACCATTGCTAATGGGCGGGGCTGGCCTTTTTTTACTACCAATTCTTACAAATTTATACAGAGAAGTATATATTATGATAAATCAAGGTGAAATTTGCCGCTATAGTATGACTCATCATTGAATTTGCCACTATACCTCAATTTAGTCATGAATATAGGTGCTAGCTTCATATTCAGATAGGAGAATTGGAAAAAAGCTCATATAACTAGTTTCCATATAAAGTATCCTTTTTGTTGTTCATGTATATGTTCTCTGTTCAGATTGTTGCAGATGGTGTTGATCCTAAACAGCAgacttttttcttttggtaagTTGTTTAATTTGCCATTTTGTGTGCTTGCGAGTCTCTTTTCTCATCCAATTTCCATGAACTAAAGTTGGTAGCTCATGTGTATGCCAAGCTCAAAGCAACTGAGGCGTAGACGACCGAAGAACCTAGATCAAAATGCAAGGCGTCTGCACCCTGTTTTCATGGAGTCAAAGTTGCCAGCAGGAGGTTGTGAGCTTCTTGACAAGGCTCATGGTATGACAATTTCTTTTATGATTGCATAGattagttttttatattaaaaaaaatcattttgtttaaCAAGTTTAATATATTCTTTAAGGAAAAAAAGGTTGTCTAGGCACTCCTGGTCCTGGATGAGGAAAAGTGAAACTAATGTTATGGGGTTAAAAATGAAACAGAACCACCTCAGCTTTTGCTAAGTAAATCCCTTCCTGGTATTCCTTAAACTGGTTGAGTGTAGGAGTTTGAAGTTGAGATACTGGTTCCTGGTATTTCCAATTATATTTTTCCAAACATCCCAAGGTAAAAATCTGGGCCAAAAATGTGTAAGATGATTCTCTATGGTGATTGACTTGAGTCATTGGAAATACAATGGATGGCCGACAACTACCAATGAATCATATGGCCAAAGAAAATTACAAGTATGTTGTCAATTGACCTCATATGACCTCTGTGCATAAGTCTAATCTGAAACTCTGGGTTGAGCTGATCAACTTTAAGAATCTTGTTTGTTACTTTAGCTCATTCAAATACTGATGAAAGGCTCTTGCTTCAGGTGGAACCATTTTACGAAATGCTACAATTGGTGCTTTGGAGTATGCACAACATGTTCCATCCAGTTTCAATGTTCCAGGGGTTTCAGGTGCTGCTGGACAATTGTATTCTGATTCTGAACATGTTCAATCAGTGTCTGGAAACAATCTTGCGCCCCCTGCCCTGTTGCAATTTGCAAAGACAAGAAAAATATCGATGGAACGTTCTGATCCAAGGAAGTATGTCtttattctctctctctctctctatatatatatgtatattcagCATTCTTAACTCATTTCAAAGCTGTGCATTGGTTAAatgcttttattgtttttttcattAGAGCATTGCTGATTGAACTTGATCTGTGAATATAGACTTTGCCTAGTCATTATTGTGAACTTTCTATATTAGATTTTCTTGGTGCCAATGGTAATAGCTTCTGTTGGGTTATTGTTTTGCTGGAGAATGTTGGTCTCAGAACTGTAGGGGGTAGAAGGTACTTTATCTATTCCCCTATCTGTCAAGCGGCCACTGCAATTCCTGATTAAGACATAAATGGTCTAAATCCTATATCTATCATGCCCCTTCCTGTTTAGTAATTGAACTGACAAGAACAGTTGTGACTAAGTAGTTAAAGATGGAAATGTGTTCTTTCAAAATTGCTGTGCTCATTTTCCCCTATCCGCCTATTCTGCACCATTTTTCCATATGGCGAAACCATGAATATGGGTTTGAGTTACTCCTTTTTCTGTCTTTTCAGCCGTACTCTGCTTCAGAAGCGACAGTTTTTTCACTCACATAGAGCACAGGTAAGTGAGATCTTTGTAATTTGTGTTTGTTATTTGGTTCTGGAAAATTGCAGTGATATCAATAATTAGTAGTGTAAAAGGAAGAGTGGGgagaaagaggaaaagaaaaatagtgcCTGCTATTGCTTACACTTATCTCACACACGTTTACAGTTTAGATCTACTTTCCTGTTAGTGGCCTAGCTAGCTAGGGACTGCTTCTGGCTGTCCATTTTTGCATGGTATACTTGATATGCCTTTGCATTAGCTTTGATCAAGAGATATTAAGCTTAGTAATAGTGGACTATGAAACCCGTGACAAAtctaatatatgtatatatataataaggtaAGGTACGTGCTTGCATGGGAAGTGTTTCTTGCATGGACGCTGACATGGGCACTTTATTTAACGTGTAAGCAAGCTATCTAATTAGATGCCCCccacataaatttaaatttattattttggataaaggtataatttctttattttgtattaaatattaaaaaaaatttatcctttttatccaatctatattatttttttcccaattaaattacttatgcTTTGTTTATCCAACtccaaaatttaactatttattcaaaataatagaagatatttttaaattaaaaataattgagtaAATCTTTTAAATGAATTAGTTTAGAGTTCTactttttaatagttaaaatttcattaattttaaaattttaaattttgtatcattatccaagtttaaataaaaactttaaataaggGTGTGtttgataatcattttaattttttcttaatataaaattttcaacaaaaagtgTTGAATAAGTAAGTTGGTAGCTATTTATCACTTAACTTAGAAAATATTAAgctgattttattttattagaaacttgaaataaattatcCTTTTTAAAACGCA includes the following:
- the LOC105788581 gene encoding polycomb group protein EMBRYONIC FLOWER 2 isoform X1: MPGIPLVARETSSYSRSTDQMCREDSRLHLSAEEEIAAEESLSIYCKPVELYNILQRRAVRNPLFLQRCLRYKIQAKHKMRIQMSVSISRIVNEGVLTQSLFPLYILLARVVSDVAVAEYSAVYRFRRACILTSFTGIEGSDQAQANFVLPEINKLAMEAKSGSLAILLVSFANGGCCLWGRIPLESLYLSWEKAPNLSLGQRAEMIFPVDMHSCLLKLTSLNEDKCILIQNSSNSLLMNESLQLQVIISAEEVGAKENSPYNSYTCSGVSSSSSLSHIIRLRAGNVIFNYRYYNNKLQRTEVTEDFSCPFCLVKCASFKGLRHHLPASHDLFNFEFWVTEEYQAVNVSVKTDSWRSEIVADGVDPKQQTFFFCSKQLRRRRPKNLDQNARRLHPVFMESKLPAGGCELLDKAHGGTILRNATIGALEYAQHVPSSFNVPGVSGAAGQLYSDSEHVQSVSGNNLAPPALLQFAKTRKISMERSDPRNRTLLQKRQFFHSHRAQPMAMDQVVSDRDSEDEVDDDVADFEDRRMLDDFVDVTKDEKQIMHLWNSFVRKQRVLADGHIPWACEAFSNLHGRNLVKAPALIWCWRLFMIKLWNHGILDARTMNNCNIILEQYEKQDLHPIKG
- the LOC105788581 gene encoding polycomb group protein EMBRYONIC FLOWER 2 isoform X2, which produces MCREDSRLHLSAEEEIAAEESLSIYCKPVELYNILQRRAVRNPLFLQRCLRYKIQAKHKMRIQMSVSISRIVNEGVLTQSLFPLYILLARVVSDVAVAEYSAVYRFRRACILTSFTGIEGSDQAQANFVLPEINKLAMEAKSGSLAILLVSFANGGCCLWGRIPLESLYLSWEKAPNLSLGQRAEMIFPVDMHSCLLKLTSLNEDKCILIQNSSNSLLMNESLQLQVIISAEEVGAKENSPYNSYTCSGVSSSSSLSHIIRLRAGNVIFNYRYYNNKLQRTEVTEDFSCPFCLVKCASFKGLRHHLPASHDLFNFEFWVTEEYQAVNVSVKTDSWRSEIVADGVDPKQQTFFFCSKQLRRRRPKNLDQNARRLHPVFMESKLPAGGCELLDKAHGGTILRNATIGALEYAQHVPSSFNVPGVSGAAGQLYSDSEHVQSVSGNNLAPPALLQFAKTRKISMERSDPRNRTLLQKRQFFHSHRAQPMAMDQVVSDRDSEDEVDDDVADFEDRRMLDDFVDVTKDEKQIMHLWNSFVRKQRVLADGHIPWACEAFSNLHGRNLVKAPALIWCWRLFMIKLWNHGILDARTMNNCNIILEQYEKQDLHPIKG